The following coding sequences are from one Geodermatophilus normandii window:
- a CDS encoding DUF3159 domain-containing protein, whose amino-acid sequence MIPAADDDGRRDPGGRDAGETAPQQEHGTTSDGAGDGGRGLTLDRHLVLEQLGGWRGMVDATLPTVAFIVANSIGGLRTGIWAAIGAAVLVLLFRLVRRESPQQAFSGLFGVAVAVAIAAASGQARNYYVPGIIRNAVIGVVLLGSVPLRWPLVGVLAEFLAPSHLGSMAAHTVPGLRRRVDSARARLHHQPPPDPVQAAPGERPADPEPERHWRDDPRVVRAYGWLTVVWALTFLLRVAVQTPLYLADEDDLLGVASLVLGLPVTAAALALTLWVVSRLHRHRVATEADGE is encoded by the coding sequence GTGATCCCGGCGGCCGACGACGACGGCCGGCGCGATCCGGGGGGACGTGACGCGGGGGAGACAGCACCGCAGCAGGAGCACGGCACCACCTCCGACGGCGCCGGGGACGGCGGTCGCGGGCTGACGCTCGACCGGCACCTGGTCCTCGAGCAGCTCGGCGGCTGGCGCGGCATGGTCGACGCCACGCTGCCCACGGTGGCCTTCATCGTCGCCAACTCCATCGGCGGCCTGCGCACCGGCATCTGGGCGGCGATCGGCGCAGCCGTCCTCGTCCTGCTGTTCCGGCTGGTGCGGCGGGAGAGCCCGCAGCAAGCGTTCAGCGGCCTGTTCGGCGTGGCGGTGGCGGTGGCCATCGCGGCCGCCTCGGGGCAGGCCCGCAACTACTACGTGCCCGGGATCATCCGCAACGCCGTGATCGGCGTGGTCCTGCTGGGGTCGGTGCCGCTGCGCTGGCCGCTGGTCGGCGTCCTCGCGGAGTTCCTCGCGCCCAGCCACCTCGGGTCGATGGCCGCGCACACGGTGCCCGGCCTGCGCCGCCGGGTCGACAGCGCGCGCGCCCGGCTGCACCACCAGCCGCCACCGGACCCCGTGCAGGCGGCGCCGGGCGAGCGCCCGGCCGACCCCGAGCCCGAGCGGCACTGGCGCGACGACCCGCGGGTGGTGCGCGCCTACGGCTGGCTGACCGTCGTGTGGGCGCTGACGTTCCTGCTGCGCGTGGCGGTGCAGACGCCGCTCTACCTCGCCGACGAGGACGACCTGCTCGGCGTCGCCTCGCTCGTGCTCGGCCTCCCGGTGACCGCGGCGGCCCTGGCGCTGACGCTGTGGGTGGTCTCCCGCCTGCACCGCCACCGCGTGGCCACGGAGGCCGACGGCGAGTGA